One stretch of Astatotilapia calliptera chromosome 3, fAstCal1.2, whole genome shotgun sequence DNA includes these proteins:
- the LOC113018559 gene encoding dynactin subunit 1-like isoform X4: MSSTGTVESSKPPKIGSIVEVTGKGQRGTVAYIGATLFASGKWVGVILDEPKGKNDGTVQGKRYFTCEENHGIFVRQSQIQVVEDGSSATSPDTPESGTAKTLKQKDIPETPKTSKQASRESLASSLSGDVSEAGLSSQQGALGAPVIPQPSGSPAAAAAASVPATPSKVEPAISKQEEESLRAQVKDLEEKLETLKMKRTEDKAKLKELEKHKIQLEQLQEWKNKMQEQQAELQKQLKEAKKEAREAQEAKERYMEEMSDTADAIEMATLDKEMAEERAESLQVEVDSLKEKVEELSMDLEILRHEISEKGSDGAASSYQVKQLEEQNSRLKEALVRMRDLSASEKQEHVKLQKQTEKKNVELETLRTQKEKLQEEVKQAEATIDELKEQVDAALGSEEMVETLTERNLDLEEKVRELRETVTDLEAINEMNDELQENARETEMELREQLDLSGAKVREADKRVEAAQETVADYQQTINKYRELTGSLQEANRELISQQNANAEQVQQPPAELFDFKIKFAETKAYAKAIEMELRKMEVAQSNRQVSLLTSFMPDSFLRHGGDHDCILVLLLIPRLICKAELISKQAQEKFDLNGNPVQGTGLRGPPGEQRSFASGLVYSLSLLQATLHKYEQALNTCSVDVFKRMGTLYSEMSFHERSLDYFIDLLHKDQLDETVQVEPLTKAIKYYQQLYSVHLADHTEDCTVQLADHIKFTQSALDCMVVEVARLRAFLSSGQESSGLAVLLKDLDTSCSDIRQFCKKIRRRMPGTDVAGVPAALRFGPEVSETLTECRRQLTRVVAVLQEVAAAGAQMVPSLGEQEGLNALKLEDIACKVVEQVYGSHGVNGPELLRQSCSSVITTMNKMATAMQEGEYDAEKPQGKTLPVEMRAATVRAEMTDAEGLGVKLEDRETVIKELKKSLKIKGEELSEAHVRLSLLEKKLDTSTKDADERVEKIQTKLDENLALLKKKEKEFEETMDALQADIDQLEAEKAELKQRLSNQSKMTIEGLRGPPASGIASIVQGSAGGLPPSMGGPMQVVDSPLLRQQIEAQRLGIKHLQNENNRLKAEKMRAQLASLPPLRPPKLPQVSKESSMPPEGLNTGIYRRTDQLLATLLKLSAEVKVVDITGKTAVSASAQLLEQTARLQNLSDALDKLKGEVAEHVVSYQPGAKASSDFATFPVTSFTKAKEEKQGDTVFIGRVAIPCTRGQEQVHRLVLSKQQLQQVHSLLMV; this comes from the exons ATGAGCAGCACAGGAACAGTGGAGAGTAGTAAACCTCCAAAG ATTGGCTCTATAGTCGAGGTGACAGGAAAGGGTCAGCGCGGCACTGTTGCCTACATTGGCGCTACCCTCTTTGCTTCTGGGAAATGGGTGGGTGTCATACTGGATGAGCCGAAAGGCAAGAACGATGGCACCGTGCAGGGCAAACGCTACTTCACCTGTGAGGAAAATCACGGCATATTCGTCAGGCAGTCCCAG ATCCAGGTGGTAGAAGATGGCTCCAGTGCCACCTCACCAGATACCCCTGAGTCTGGAACAGCAAAGACACTTAAGCAAAAAG acATCCCTGAAACTcccaaaacaagcaaacag GCGTCTCGTGAGAGTCTCGCATCCTCTCTGTCTGGTGATGTCAGTGAGGCGGGCCTGTCCTCCCAGCAGGGTGCTCTGGGCGCCCCTGTGATACCTCAGCCCAGCGGgtcacctgcagcagcagcagctgcttctGTTCCAGCTACTCCGAGCAAG GTGGAACCTGCCATATCCAAGCAG GAGGAGGAATCACTGCGAGCTCAAGTCAAGGACCTGGAGGAGAAACTGGAGACTTTGAAGATGAAGCGAACAGAAGACAAAGCCAAGCTTAAGGAACTGGAGAAACACAAGATCCAGTTGGAGCAGCTTCAGGAGTGGAAGAACAAGATGCAGGAGCAGCAGGCCGAGCTGCAGAAACAACTCAAAGAGGCCAAGAAG GAAGCCAGGGAGGCACAGGAGGCCAAGGAGCGCTACATGGAGGAGATGTCTGACACGGCAGATGCCATAGAGATGGCCACGCTGGACAAAGAGATGGCAGAAGAGAGAGCAGAATCGCTCCAGGTTGAGGTGGATAGCCTGAAAGAGAAAGTGGAGGAGCTGTCAATGGACCTGGAGATCCTTAGGCATGAGATTTCAGAGAAAG GCTCAGATGGAGCTGCCTCCAGTTACCAGGTCAAGCAGCTGGAGGAGCAGAACAGCAGACTCAAGGAGGCGCTGGTCAG GATGAGAGATCTGTCTGCTTCGGAGAAACAGGAACACGTGAAGCTTCAGAAGCAGACGGAGAAGAAGAACGTGGAGCTGGAGACTCTGAGGactcagaaagaaaaactgcaggaaGAGGTCAAGCAGGCAGAGGCCACAATCGATGAACTGAAGGAACAG GTGGATGCTGCTCTGGGCTcagaggagatggtggagaCCCTGACGGAGAGGAACCTCGACCTTGAGGAGAAAGTCAGAGAGCTGAGAGAAACCGTGACTGATCTG GAAGCCATCAATGAGATGAATGATGAGCTCCAGGAGAATGCCAGAGAAACAGAGATGGAGCTGAGGGAACAGCTCGATCTGAGTGGGGCAAAGGTCAGAGAGGCAGACAAAAGGGTGGAAGCTGCCCAGGAGACTGTAGCTGATTACCAGCAGACCATCAACAAATACAGAGAACTCACTGGCTCACTTCAG GAGGCCAACAGGGAGCTGATCAGTCAGCAGAATGCAAATGCAGAACAAGTTCAGCAGCCACCTGCTGAGCTGTTTGACTTTAAGATCAAGTTTGCAGAGACCAAGGCTTACGCCAAG GCCATTGAGATGGAGCTGAGGAAAATGGAAGTAGCTCAGTCGAACAGACAGGTGTCCCTCCTCACCTCCTTCATGCCTGACTCCTTCCTTCGCCATGGTGGGGACCATGACTGCATTCTGGTTCTCCTGCTTATTCCCAGGCTCATCTGCAAG GCTGAACTCATCAGTAAACAGGCACAGGAGAAGTTTGACTTGAACGGGAACCCGGTGCAGGGAACAGGGCTGAGAGGTCCTCCGGGAGAACAGCGCAGTTTCGCTTCAGGACTGGTTTACTCCCTCAGCCTGCTGCAGGCCACCCTGCATAAATATGAACA GGCTCTGAACACCTGCAGCGTGGACGTTTTTAAGCGCATGGGAACCCTTTACTCTGAAATGAGTTTCCATGAACGCTCTCTGGATTATTTCATAGACCTGCTTCATAAAGATCAGCTGGATGAGACCGTTCAGGTGGAACCTCTCACTAAGGCCATCAAGTACTATCAG CAACTGTATAGTGTCCATCTGGCAGATCACACTGAAGACTGCACAGTGCAGCTGGCTGATCACATTAAG TTTACTCAGAGTGCCTTGGACTGTATGGTAGTGGAGGTAGCTCGTCTGCGCGCCTTCCTGTCATCAGGACAGGAGAGCTCTGGTTTAGCAGTTCTTCTGAAGGACCTGGACACCTCGTGTTCTGATATCAGACAGTTTTGTAAGAAGATCCGCCGTCGCATGCCCGGAACAGATGTAGCTGGAGTCCCCGCTGCTCTCCGTTTTGGACCAGAG GTTTCAGAGACGCTGACCGAGTGCAGGCGTCAGTTGACTCGTGTGGTTGCGGTACTTCAAGAGGTAGCTGCAGCTGGAGCTCAGATGGTTCCTTCGCTGGGAGAACAGGAAGGTCTCAATGCTCTTAAACTGGAGGATATTGCCTGCAAGGTTGTGGAGCAG GTATATGGCTCCCATGGTGTAAATGGCCCAGAGTTACTGCGGCAGTCTTGCAGCTCTGTCATCACCACCATGAACAAGATGGCTACAGCCATGCAGGAAGGAGAGTATGATGCTGAAAAACCACAGGGAAAG ACTCTTCCAGTGGAAATGAGAGCAGCCACAGTCAGGGCAGAAATGACTGACGCCGAAGGTCTGGGAGTCAAACTAGAAGACAGAGAAACGGTCATCAAGGAGCTCAAGAAGTCTCTCAAGATTAAG GGTGAGGAGCTGAGTGAGGCCCATGTCCGCCTCAGCCTCTTGGAGAAGAAGCTGGACACCTCCACCAAAGATGCTGATGAACGTGTGGAGAAGATTCAGACCAAACTGGATGAGAACCTTGCCCtgttgaagaagaaagaaaa GGAGTTTGAGGAGACAATGGATGCTCTGCAGGCTGATATTGACCAGCTGGAGGCtgagaaggcagagctgaaacAACGACTCAGTAACCAGTCAAAGATGACCATTGAAGGCCTGAGAGGTCCACCTGCCTCAGGAATTGCCTCCATCGTTCAGGGATCAGCAGGAG GTCTGCCTCCCTCTATGGGAGGGCCAATGCAGGTGGTGGACTCTCCTCTCCTCAGGCAGCAGATTGAGGCCCAGAGGCTGGGTATTAAACACCttcagaatgaaaacaacagactcAAG GCAGAGAAAATGAGAGCCCAGCTAGCCTCCCTGCCGCCGCTCCGCCCTCCTAAACTCCCACAAGTGTCTAAAGAAAGCTCCATGCCTCCAGAGGGACTAAACACAGGGATATACAGAAGGACTGACCAGCTGCTGGCAACCTTGCTCAAGCTGAGTGCCGAGGTTAAAGTGGTGGACATCACTGGAAAGACGGCAG TTAGTGCAAGCGCTCAGCTCCTGGAGCAGACAGCTCGTCTGCAGAACCTCAGTGATGCTCTGGATAAACTCAAG GGTGAGGTAGCCGAACATGTGGTCTCATATCAGCCTGGAGCAAAGGCTTCTTCTGACTTTGCCACATTCCCAGTCACCTCTTTTACTAAG GCCAAGGAAGAGAAGCAGGGAGACACTGTATTCATTGGCCGTGTTGCGATTCCATGCACCCGTGGACAGGAACAAGTCCACCGTCTCGTCCTATCAAAGCAGCAGTTGCAGCAAGTGCACAGTCTCCTCATGGTTTAG
- the LOC113018559 gene encoding dynactin subunit 1-like isoform X5: protein MSSTGTVESSKPPKIGSIVEVTGKGQRGTVAYIGATLFASGKWVGVILDEPKGKNDGTVQGKRYFTCEENHGIFVRQSQIQVVEDGSSATSPDTPESGTAKTLKQKDIPETPKTSKQASRESLASSLSGDVSEAGLSSQQGALGAPVIPQPSGSPAAAAAASVPATPSKEEESLRAQVKDLEEKLETLKMKRTEDKAKLKELEKHKIQLEQLQEWKNKMQEQQAELQKQLKEAKKEAREAQEAKERYMEEMSDTADAIEMATLDKEMAEERAESLQVEVDSLKEKVEELSMDLEILRHEISEKGSDGAASSYQVKQLEEQNSRLKEALVRMRDLSASEKQEHVKLQKQTEKKNVELETLRTQKEKLQEEVKQAEATIDELKEQVDAALGSEEMVETLTERNLDLEEKVRELRETVTDLEAINEMNDELQENARETEMELREQLDLSGAKVREADKRVEAAQETVADYQQTINKYRELTGSLQEANRELISQQNANAEQVQQPPAELFDFKIKFAETKAYAKAIEMELRKMEVAQSNRQVSLLTSFMPDSFLRHGGDHDCILVLLLIPRLICKAELISKQAQEKFDLNGNPVQGTGLRGPPGEQRSFASGLVYSLSLLQATLHKYEQALNTCSVDVFKRMGTLYSEMSFHERSLDYFIDLLHKDQLDETVQVEPLTKAIKYYQQLYSVHLADHTEDCTVQLADHIKFTQSALDCMVVEVARLRAFLSSGQESSGLAVLLKDLDTSCSDIRQFCKKIRRRMPGTDVAGVPAALRFGPEVSETLTECRRQLTRVVAVLQEVAAAGAQMVPSLGEQEGLNALKLEDIACKVVEQVYGSHGVNGPELLRQSCSSVITTMNKMATAMQEGEYDAEKPQGKTLPVEMRAATVRAEMTDAEGLGVKLEDRETVIKELKKSLKIKGEELSEAHVRLSLLEKKLDTSTKDADERVEKIQTKLDENLALLKKKEKEFEETMDALQADIDQLEAEKAELKQRLSNQSKMTIEGLRGPPASGIASIVQGSAGGLPPSMGGPMQVVDSPLLRQQIEAQRLGIKHLQNENNRLKAEKMRAQLASLPPLRPPKLPQVSKESSMPPEGLNTGIYRRTDQLLATLLKLSAEVKVVDITGKTAVSASAQLLEQTARLQNLSDALDKLKGEVAEHVVSYQPGAKASSDFATFPVTSFTKAKEEKQGDTVFIGRVAIPCTRGQEQVHRLVLSKQQLQQVHSLLMV from the exons ATGAGCAGCACAGGAACAGTGGAGAGTAGTAAACCTCCAAAG ATTGGCTCTATAGTCGAGGTGACAGGAAAGGGTCAGCGCGGCACTGTTGCCTACATTGGCGCTACCCTCTTTGCTTCTGGGAAATGGGTGGGTGTCATACTGGATGAGCCGAAAGGCAAGAACGATGGCACCGTGCAGGGCAAACGCTACTTCACCTGTGAGGAAAATCACGGCATATTCGTCAGGCAGTCCCAG ATCCAGGTGGTAGAAGATGGCTCCAGTGCCACCTCACCAGATACCCCTGAGTCTGGAACAGCAAAGACACTTAAGCAAAAAG acATCCCTGAAACTcccaaaacaagcaaacag GCGTCTCGTGAGAGTCTCGCATCCTCTCTGTCTGGTGATGTCAGTGAGGCGGGCCTGTCCTCCCAGCAGGGTGCTCTGGGCGCCCCTGTGATACCTCAGCCCAGCGGgtcacctgcagcagcagcagctgcttctGTTCCAGCTACTCCGAGCAAG GAGGAGGAATCACTGCGAGCTCAAGTCAAGGACCTGGAGGAGAAACTGGAGACTTTGAAGATGAAGCGAACAGAAGACAAAGCCAAGCTTAAGGAACTGGAGAAACACAAGATCCAGTTGGAGCAGCTTCAGGAGTGGAAGAACAAGATGCAGGAGCAGCAGGCCGAGCTGCAGAAACAACTCAAAGAGGCCAAGAAG GAAGCCAGGGAGGCACAGGAGGCCAAGGAGCGCTACATGGAGGAGATGTCTGACACGGCAGATGCCATAGAGATGGCCACGCTGGACAAAGAGATGGCAGAAGAGAGAGCAGAATCGCTCCAGGTTGAGGTGGATAGCCTGAAAGAGAAAGTGGAGGAGCTGTCAATGGACCTGGAGATCCTTAGGCATGAGATTTCAGAGAAAG GCTCAGATGGAGCTGCCTCCAGTTACCAGGTCAAGCAGCTGGAGGAGCAGAACAGCAGACTCAAGGAGGCGCTGGTCAG GATGAGAGATCTGTCTGCTTCGGAGAAACAGGAACACGTGAAGCTTCAGAAGCAGACGGAGAAGAAGAACGTGGAGCTGGAGACTCTGAGGactcagaaagaaaaactgcaggaaGAGGTCAAGCAGGCAGAGGCCACAATCGATGAACTGAAGGAACAG GTGGATGCTGCTCTGGGCTcagaggagatggtggagaCCCTGACGGAGAGGAACCTCGACCTTGAGGAGAAAGTCAGAGAGCTGAGAGAAACCGTGACTGATCTG GAAGCCATCAATGAGATGAATGATGAGCTCCAGGAGAATGCCAGAGAAACAGAGATGGAGCTGAGGGAACAGCTCGATCTGAGTGGGGCAAAGGTCAGAGAGGCAGACAAAAGGGTGGAAGCTGCCCAGGAGACTGTAGCTGATTACCAGCAGACCATCAACAAATACAGAGAACTCACTGGCTCACTTCAG GAGGCCAACAGGGAGCTGATCAGTCAGCAGAATGCAAATGCAGAACAAGTTCAGCAGCCACCTGCTGAGCTGTTTGACTTTAAGATCAAGTTTGCAGAGACCAAGGCTTACGCCAAG GCCATTGAGATGGAGCTGAGGAAAATGGAAGTAGCTCAGTCGAACAGACAGGTGTCCCTCCTCACCTCCTTCATGCCTGACTCCTTCCTTCGCCATGGTGGGGACCATGACTGCATTCTGGTTCTCCTGCTTATTCCCAGGCTCATCTGCAAG GCTGAACTCATCAGTAAACAGGCACAGGAGAAGTTTGACTTGAACGGGAACCCGGTGCAGGGAACAGGGCTGAGAGGTCCTCCGGGAGAACAGCGCAGTTTCGCTTCAGGACTGGTTTACTCCCTCAGCCTGCTGCAGGCCACCCTGCATAAATATGAACA GGCTCTGAACACCTGCAGCGTGGACGTTTTTAAGCGCATGGGAACCCTTTACTCTGAAATGAGTTTCCATGAACGCTCTCTGGATTATTTCATAGACCTGCTTCATAAAGATCAGCTGGATGAGACCGTTCAGGTGGAACCTCTCACTAAGGCCATCAAGTACTATCAG CAACTGTATAGTGTCCATCTGGCAGATCACACTGAAGACTGCACAGTGCAGCTGGCTGATCACATTAAG TTTACTCAGAGTGCCTTGGACTGTATGGTAGTGGAGGTAGCTCGTCTGCGCGCCTTCCTGTCATCAGGACAGGAGAGCTCTGGTTTAGCAGTTCTTCTGAAGGACCTGGACACCTCGTGTTCTGATATCAGACAGTTTTGTAAGAAGATCCGCCGTCGCATGCCCGGAACAGATGTAGCTGGAGTCCCCGCTGCTCTCCGTTTTGGACCAGAG GTTTCAGAGACGCTGACCGAGTGCAGGCGTCAGTTGACTCGTGTGGTTGCGGTACTTCAAGAGGTAGCTGCAGCTGGAGCTCAGATGGTTCCTTCGCTGGGAGAACAGGAAGGTCTCAATGCTCTTAAACTGGAGGATATTGCCTGCAAGGTTGTGGAGCAG GTATATGGCTCCCATGGTGTAAATGGCCCAGAGTTACTGCGGCAGTCTTGCAGCTCTGTCATCACCACCATGAACAAGATGGCTACAGCCATGCAGGAAGGAGAGTATGATGCTGAAAAACCACAGGGAAAG ACTCTTCCAGTGGAAATGAGAGCAGCCACAGTCAGGGCAGAAATGACTGACGCCGAAGGTCTGGGAGTCAAACTAGAAGACAGAGAAACGGTCATCAAGGAGCTCAAGAAGTCTCTCAAGATTAAG GGTGAGGAGCTGAGTGAGGCCCATGTCCGCCTCAGCCTCTTGGAGAAGAAGCTGGACACCTCCACCAAAGATGCTGATGAACGTGTGGAGAAGATTCAGACCAAACTGGATGAGAACCTTGCCCtgttgaagaagaaagaaaa GGAGTTTGAGGAGACAATGGATGCTCTGCAGGCTGATATTGACCAGCTGGAGGCtgagaaggcagagctgaaacAACGACTCAGTAACCAGTCAAAGATGACCATTGAAGGCCTGAGAGGTCCACCTGCCTCAGGAATTGCCTCCATCGTTCAGGGATCAGCAGGAG GTCTGCCTCCCTCTATGGGAGGGCCAATGCAGGTGGTGGACTCTCCTCTCCTCAGGCAGCAGATTGAGGCCCAGAGGCTGGGTATTAAACACCttcagaatgaaaacaacagactcAAG GCAGAGAAAATGAGAGCCCAGCTAGCCTCCCTGCCGCCGCTCCGCCCTCCTAAACTCCCACAAGTGTCTAAAGAAAGCTCCATGCCTCCAGAGGGACTAAACACAGGGATATACAGAAGGACTGACCAGCTGCTGGCAACCTTGCTCAAGCTGAGTGCCGAGGTTAAAGTGGTGGACATCACTGGAAAGACGGCAG TTAGTGCAAGCGCTCAGCTCCTGGAGCAGACAGCTCGTCTGCAGAACCTCAGTGATGCTCTGGATAAACTCAAG GGTGAGGTAGCCGAACATGTGGTCTCATATCAGCCTGGAGCAAAGGCTTCTTCTGACTTTGCCACATTCCCAGTCACCTCTTTTACTAAG GCCAAGGAAGAGAAGCAGGGAGACACTGTATTCATTGGCCGTGTTGCGATTCCATGCACCCGTGGACAGGAACAAGTCCACCGTCTCGTCCTATCAAAGCAGCAGTTGCAGCAAGTGCACAGTCTCCTCATGGTTTAG
- the LOC113018559 gene encoding dynactin subunit 1-like isoform X3, giving the protein MSSTGTVESSKPPKIGSIVEVTGKGQRGTVAYIGATLFASGKWVGVILDEPKGKNDGTVQGKRYFTCEENHGIFVRQSQIQVVEDGSSATSPDTPESGTAKTLKQKDIPETPKTSKQQPASIKKASRESLASSLSGDVSEAGLSSQQGALGAPVIPQPSGSPAAAAAASVPATPSKVEPAISKQEEESLRAQVKDLEEKLETLKMKRTEDKAKLKELEKHKIQLEQLQEWKNKMQEQQAELQKQLKEAKKEAREAQEAKERYMEEMSDTADAIEMATLDKEMAEERAESLQVEVDSLKEKVEELSMDLEILRHEISEKGSDGAASSYQVKQLEEQNSRLKEALVRMRDLSASEKQEHVKLQKQTEKKNVELETLRTQKEKLQEEVKQAEATIDELKEQVDAALGSEEMVETLTERNLDLEEKVRELRETVTDLEAINEMNDELQENARETEMELREQLDLSGAKVREADKRVEAAQETVADYQQTINKYRELTGSLQEANRELISQQNANAEQVQQPPAELFDFKIKFAETKAYAKAIEMELRKMEVAQSNRQVSLLTSFMPDSFLRHGGDHDCILVLLLIPRLICKAELISKQAQEKFDLNGNPVQGTGLRGPPGEQRSFASGLVYSLSLLQATLHKYEQALNTCSVDVFKRMGTLYSEMSFHERSLDYFIDLLHKDQLDETVQVEPLTKAIKYYQQLYSVHLADHTEDCTVQLADHIKFTQSALDCMVVEVARLRAFLSSGQESSGLAVLLKDLDTSCSDIRQFCKKIRRRMPGTDVAGVPAALRFGPEVSETLTECRRQLTRVVAVLQEVAAAGAQMVPSLGEQEGLNALKLEDIACKVVEQVYGSHGVNGPELLRQSCSSVITTMNKMATAMQEGEYDAEKPQGKTLPVEMRAATVRAEMTDAEGLGVKLEDRETVIKELKKSLKIKGEELSEAHVRLSLLEKKLDTSTKDADERVEKIQTKLDENLALLKKKEKEFEETMDALQADIDQLEAEKAELKQRLSNQSKMTIEGLRGPPASGIASIVQGSAGGLPPSMGGPMQVVDSPLLRQQIEAQRLGIKHLQNENNRLKAEKMRAQLASLPPLRPPKLPQVSKESSMPPEGLNTGIYRRTDQLLATLLKLSAEVKVVDITGKTAVSASAQLLEQTARLQNLSDALDKLKGEVAEHVVSYQPGAKASSDFATFPVTSFTKAKEEKQGDTVFIGRVAIPCTRGQEQVHRLVLSKQQLQQVHSLLMV; this is encoded by the exons ATGAGCAGCACAGGAACAGTGGAGAGTAGTAAACCTCCAAAG ATTGGCTCTATAGTCGAGGTGACAGGAAAGGGTCAGCGCGGCACTGTTGCCTACATTGGCGCTACCCTCTTTGCTTCTGGGAAATGGGTGGGTGTCATACTGGATGAGCCGAAAGGCAAGAACGATGGCACCGTGCAGGGCAAACGCTACTTCACCTGTGAGGAAAATCACGGCATATTCGTCAGGCAGTCCCAG ATCCAGGTGGTAGAAGATGGCTCCAGTGCCACCTCACCAGATACCCCTGAGTCTGGAACAGCAAAGACACTTAAGCAAAAAG acATCCCTGAAACTcccaaaacaagcaaacag CAACCAGCGAGCATTAAAAAG GCGTCTCGTGAGAGTCTCGCATCCTCTCTGTCTGGTGATGTCAGTGAGGCGGGCCTGTCCTCCCAGCAGGGTGCTCTGGGCGCCCCTGTGATACCTCAGCCCAGCGGgtcacctgcagcagcagcagctgcttctGTTCCAGCTACTCCGAGCAAG GTGGAACCTGCCATATCCAAGCAG GAGGAGGAATCACTGCGAGCTCAAGTCAAGGACCTGGAGGAGAAACTGGAGACTTTGAAGATGAAGCGAACAGAAGACAAAGCCAAGCTTAAGGAACTGGAGAAACACAAGATCCAGTTGGAGCAGCTTCAGGAGTGGAAGAACAAGATGCAGGAGCAGCAGGCCGAGCTGCAGAAACAACTCAAAGAGGCCAAGAAG GAAGCCAGGGAGGCACAGGAGGCCAAGGAGCGCTACATGGAGGAGATGTCTGACACGGCAGATGCCATAGAGATGGCCACGCTGGACAAAGAGATGGCAGAAGAGAGAGCAGAATCGCTCCAGGTTGAGGTGGATAGCCTGAAAGAGAAAGTGGAGGAGCTGTCAATGGACCTGGAGATCCTTAGGCATGAGATTTCAGAGAAAG GCTCAGATGGAGCTGCCTCCAGTTACCAGGTCAAGCAGCTGGAGGAGCAGAACAGCAGACTCAAGGAGGCGCTGGTCAG GATGAGAGATCTGTCTGCTTCGGAGAAACAGGAACACGTGAAGCTTCAGAAGCAGACGGAGAAGAAGAACGTGGAGCTGGAGACTCTGAGGactcagaaagaaaaactgcaggaaGAGGTCAAGCAGGCAGAGGCCACAATCGATGAACTGAAGGAACAG GTGGATGCTGCTCTGGGCTcagaggagatggtggagaCCCTGACGGAGAGGAACCTCGACCTTGAGGAGAAAGTCAGAGAGCTGAGAGAAACCGTGACTGATCTG GAAGCCATCAATGAGATGAATGATGAGCTCCAGGAGAATGCCAGAGAAACAGAGATGGAGCTGAGGGAACAGCTCGATCTGAGTGGGGCAAAGGTCAGAGAGGCAGACAAAAGGGTGGAAGCTGCCCAGGAGACTGTAGCTGATTACCAGCAGACCATCAACAAATACAGAGAACTCACTGGCTCACTTCAG GAGGCCAACAGGGAGCTGATCAGTCAGCAGAATGCAAATGCAGAACAAGTTCAGCAGCCACCTGCTGAGCTGTTTGACTTTAAGATCAAGTTTGCAGAGACCAAGGCTTACGCCAAG GCCATTGAGATGGAGCTGAGGAAAATGGAAGTAGCTCAGTCGAACAGACAGGTGTCCCTCCTCACCTCCTTCATGCCTGACTCCTTCCTTCGCCATGGTGGGGACCATGACTGCATTCTGGTTCTCCTGCTTATTCCCAGGCTCATCTGCAAG GCTGAACTCATCAGTAAACAGGCACAGGAGAAGTTTGACTTGAACGGGAACCCGGTGCAGGGAACAGGGCTGAGAGGTCCTCCGGGAGAACAGCGCAGTTTCGCTTCAGGACTGGTTTACTCCCTCAGCCTGCTGCAGGCCACCCTGCATAAATATGAACA GGCTCTGAACACCTGCAGCGTGGACGTTTTTAAGCGCATGGGAACCCTTTACTCTGAAATGAGTTTCCATGAACGCTCTCTGGATTATTTCATAGACCTGCTTCATAAAGATCAGCTGGATGAGACCGTTCAGGTGGAACCTCTCACTAAGGCCATCAAGTACTATCAG CAACTGTATAGTGTCCATCTGGCAGATCACACTGAAGACTGCACAGTGCAGCTGGCTGATCACATTAAG TTTACTCAGAGTGCCTTGGACTGTATGGTAGTGGAGGTAGCTCGTCTGCGCGCCTTCCTGTCATCAGGACAGGAGAGCTCTGGTTTAGCAGTTCTTCTGAAGGACCTGGACACCTCGTGTTCTGATATCAGACAGTTTTGTAAGAAGATCCGCCGTCGCATGCCCGGAACAGATGTAGCTGGAGTCCCCGCTGCTCTCCGTTTTGGACCAGAG GTTTCAGAGACGCTGACCGAGTGCAGGCGTCAGTTGACTCGTGTGGTTGCGGTACTTCAAGAGGTAGCTGCAGCTGGAGCTCAGATGGTTCCTTCGCTGGGAGAACAGGAAGGTCTCAATGCTCTTAAACTGGAGGATATTGCCTGCAAGGTTGTGGAGCAG GTATATGGCTCCCATGGTGTAAATGGCCCAGAGTTACTGCGGCAGTCTTGCAGCTCTGTCATCACCACCATGAACAAGATGGCTACAGCCATGCAGGAAGGAGAGTATGATGCTGAAAAACCACAGGGAAAG ACTCTTCCAGTGGAAATGAGAGCAGCCACAGTCAGGGCAGAAATGACTGACGCCGAAGGTCTGGGAGTCAAACTAGAAGACAGAGAAACGGTCATCAAGGAGCTCAAGAAGTCTCTCAAGATTAAG GGTGAGGAGCTGAGTGAGGCCCATGTCCGCCTCAGCCTCTTGGAGAAGAAGCTGGACACCTCCACCAAAGATGCTGATGAACGTGTGGAGAAGATTCAGACCAAACTGGATGAGAACCTTGCCCtgttgaagaagaaagaaaa GGAGTTTGAGGAGACAATGGATGCTCTGCAGGCTGATATTGACCAGCTGGAGGCtgagaaggcagagctgaaacAACGACTCAGTAACCAGTCAAAGATGACCATTGAAGGCCTGAGAGGTCCACCTGCCTCAGGAATTGCCTCCATCGTTCAGGGATCAGCAGGAG GTCTGCCTCCCTCTATGGGAGGGCCAATGCAGGTGGTGGACTCTCCTCTCCTCAGGCAGCAGATTGAGGCCCAGAGGCTGGGTATTAAACACCttcagaatgaaaacaacagactcAAG GCAGAGAAAATGAGAGCCCAGCTAGCCTCCCTGCCGCCGCTCCGCCCTCCTAAACTCCCACAAGTGTCTAAAGAAAGCTCCATGCCTCCAGAGGGACTAAACACAGGGATATACAGAAGGACTGACCAGCTGCTGGCAACCTTGCTCAAGCTGAGTGCCGAGGTTAAAGTGGTGGACATCACTGGAAAGACGGCAG TTAGTGCAAGCGCTCAGCTCCTGGAGCAGACAGCTCGTCTGCAGAACCTCAGTGATGCTCTGGATAAACTCAAG GGTGAGGTAGCCGAACATGTGGTCTCATATCAGCCTGGAGCAAAGGCTTCTTCTGACTTTGCCACATTCCCAGTCACCTCTTTTACTAAG GCCAAGGAAGAGAAGCAGGGAGACACTGTATTCATTGGCCGTGTTGCGATTCCATGCACCCGTGGACAGGAACAAGTCCACCGTCTCGTCCTATCAAAGCAGCAGTTGCAGCAAGTGCACAGTCTCCTCATGGTTTAG